A window from Telopea speciosissima isolate NSW1024214 ecotype Mountain lineage chromosome 8, Tspe_v1, whole genome shotgun sequence encodes these proteins:
- the LOC122672259 gene encoding uncharacterized protein LOC122672259: MDETTIMKIPGNEISKLDKFEGSLFKRWKGKMFFFLTDLKIVHVLNEEKPKALAKHHWRTSSGETPIQIQQCQKWEQDDFMCKGYILNGLSNTLYDVYELKFVDSTLGELWEDLDKKYKIEDAGNEKFLVSKLLDYRMVGDKSIISQTYELQDLMNQIISEGHTLDESFQVSTIISELPLICKDCRKDLKQKKDAMTM, translated from the coding sequence ATGGATGAGACTACAATAATGAAGATTCCTGGGAATGAGATTAGCAAACTAGACAAGTTTGAAGGATCATTATTCAAgcgttggaaagggaagatgttTTTCTTCCTTACTGATTTGAAGATTGTTCATGTTCTGAATGAAGAGAAGCCAAAAGCACTTGCAAAACACCACTGGAGAACCTCAAGTGGAGAAACACCGATACAAATCCAGCAGTGCCAGAAGTGGGAACAAGATGACTTCATGTGCAAAGGTTACATTCTCAATGGGTTATCAAACACACTTTATGATGTGTATGAGCTCAAATTTGTAGACAGCACGTTGGGAGAACTATGGGAGGATCTCgataaaaagtacaaaattgaagATGCTGGCAACGAGAAGTTTCTTGTGAGTAAGTTATTAGATTACAGAATGGTAGGTGATAAATCTATTATTTCACAAACTTATGAGTTGCAAGATCTCATGAATCAAATAATCTCTGAGGGCCATACCCTTGACGAATCTTTTCAAGTATCTACAATTATATCTGAATTACCTCTTATTTGCAAAGATTGTCGGAAagatttgaaacaaaagaaagatgcaaTGACTATGTAA